One genomic region from Deltaproteobacteria bacterium encodes:
- a CDS encoding aminoglycoside phosphotransferase family protein, translating into MNYLGHLPQNDPLYGYLRYEILPQIGVNGISPDFRVYMIQASNHVYLYEDRRSQTRLIGKFFGVISDRSPDAAFRHMEREYNNLNHLRGIGFTGYPHYVARPLSHNASLNYVLVEEFCYGTPLNDFILKAIWEGAREALFQKLTALAYFLATMHNRTATEDRVDFNRDCSYFDRIMDQLKNWGHIGWEEAQEFYQFKDRWREKGFMWEDNQVLVHGDVTPTNILFGDGLWVIAIDLERMRLADRVFDVGRVAGEIKHFFMQYTGDKWLAEPFIGHFLWEYACHFPDRDRTFASITRRVPFHLGLTLLRIARNSWITGKYRRQLLDEARGTLR; encoded by the coding sequence ATGAATTATCTTGGCCATCTCCCTCAGAACGACCCCCTCTACGGGTATCTCCGCTACGAAATCCTGCCGCAGATCGGCGTAAATGGCATCTCCCCTGATTTCCGGGTGTATATGATTCAGGCATCCAATCATGTCTATCTATACGAAGATCGGCGTAGTCAAACTCGCCTTATCGGAAAGTTTTTCGGCGTTATCTCAGACCGCTCGCCCGATGCCGCCTTTCGCCACATGGAGCGAGAATACAATAATCTTAATCATTTGCGCGGCATCGGCTTTACCGGCTATCCTCATTACGTCGCTCGTCCCCTTAGTCACAATGCCAGCCTCAACTACGTACTGGTTGAGGAATTCTGTTACGGTACTCCGCTCAACGACTTCATCCTCAAAGCGATTTGGGAAGGAGCGAGGGAGGCCCTCTTTCAAAAACTAACCGCTCTCGCCTATTTTCTCGCCACCATGCACAACAGGACTGCCACCGAAGACCGGGTGGACTTTAACAGGGACTGCTCCTACTTCGATCGGATTATGGATCAGTTGAAAAACTGGGGTCATATCGGATGGGAAGAGGCACAGGAGTTCTACCAGTTTAAGGACCGGTGGCGGGAGAAGGGATTTATGTGGGAGGACAACCAGGTCCTCGTCCACGGCGACGTGACTCCCACCAATATCCTGTTCGGTGATGGCCTCTGGGTGATCGCCATCGACCTGGAGCGGATGAGGCTGGCTGACCGGGTCTTCGACGTGGGTCGGGTGGCCGGCGAGATCAAGCATTTCTTCATGCAGTACACCGGCGACAAGTGGCTGGCGGAGCCCTTTATCGGGCACTTCCTCTGGGAGTATGCCTGCCATTTCCCCGACCGGGACAGAACCTTTGCGTCCATCACCCGCCGGGTTCCGTTTCACCTGGGACTTACCCTCCTCCGCATCGCCCGTAACTCGTGGATTACCGGAAAATACCGCCGGCAGTTACTGGATGAAGCCAGGGGAACATTGAGGTAG